The DNA window TCTCCTCGGCCCTGGAATGGATCATCCCCTTGGCCATGGCGCCGGTTATGATGAGGCCCGCCGTGGCCAGGGCGACCACCAGGGCCCAGAAGCTGACGGCTTCAAGCGCATGGGCTGTGCCGGGGGCAACCGACATCAGGCCGAGGTCCGAGAGGTACACGGGCACCTCGGCGCCGCGGCTGACGGCCACAATGAGCATCACCGCTCCCATGACGATCTTGACCACGTAGTCCTTGACATAGGTGGTGCCCAGCGCTCCCAGTTGCACGCCGAAGAGGGAGCCGGCCAGGATGAGCAGGGTGAGCCGTATGTCGATGAGCCCGCTCAAGCCCCACTGGATGGAGCCCCACAGGCCCATGATGAAGGCCACCACGAGCTCCGTGGCGCTGGCCACGATGGCCGAAGCGCCGACGACGTAGATCATGCCGGGCACCCCGATGAACCCGCCCACGGCGATGGTGGCCGCCAGCATGCCGGTGGCAAGCCCGATGGGCACGGTCACCCAGACGGACATCCTGACCCCCGCCGTCTTGAAGTCGATCATGGGGGGGATTTTCACCTTCTGAAGCCACAGCGCCAGTTTGGCGGTCTTTGTCTCCTGCCCGCCCTTGGAGAGCTTCCAGGCGTCGAGGAAGACGTATGCCCCCACGATGACCAGGACGGCAACGAAGACCAGGCTGACGTAGAGGTTGGAGCCGGCGTTGCCCCAGGTGTTGAGGATGAATTTCTGCACCCTGATGCCTATCTGGACGCCGGCTATGGCCGAGAAGGCCATGATGACGCCGAGCTTCAGGTCGACCTGTCCGTACTTGAAACGCTTGTAGGCCCCCACCATGGCCTTGGGAAATTTGTGGCACATGTTGCTGGCCACGGCCACCGCGCCCGGGGCGCCCAGGGACATCATGCTGGGGGTGAGCACGAAGGCCCCGCCGGA is part of the Nitrospirota bacterium genome and encodes:
- a CDS encoding sulfite exporter TauE/SafE family protein, which codes for MFIGMTLKKILSLLLIGFIGGLLSGFIGSGGAFVLTPSMMSLGAPGAVAVASNMCHKFPKAMVGAYKRFKYGQVDLKLGVIMAFSAIAGVQIGIRVQKFILNTWGNAGSNLYVSLVFVAVLVIVGAYVFLDAWKLSKGGQETKTAKLALWLQKVKIPPMIDFKTAGVRMSVWVTVPIGLATGMLAATIAVGGFIGVPGMIYVVGASAIVASATELVVAFIMGLWGSIQWGLSGLIDIRLTLLILAGSLFGVQLGALGTTYVKDYVVKIVMGAVMLIVAVSRGAEVPVYLSDLGLMSVAPGTAHALEAVSFWALVVALATAGLIITGAMAKGMIHSRAEERAVKEAAIHG